The following coding sequences lie in one Lolium perenne isolate Kyuss_39 chromosome 2, Kyuss_2.0, whole genome shotgun sequence genomic window:
- the LOC127320804 gene encoding uncharacterized protein yields MRPDLLVVGEFGSAAMEVARSRAPRPAPIEVSGHPSTIRCCRHAPRLQVAPARGVLCLLLGPERSAVSYSEHNLINIHLYSKGMTSKYEYYKIGEKGFNLRKGLK; encoded by the exons ATGCGGCCTGACCTCCTGGTTGTGGGCGAGTTCGGCAGCGCCGCCATGGAGGTCGCGAGGTCGAGGGCGCCGCGTCCTGCCCCCATTGAAGTTTCGGGCCATCCATCAACAATTAGATGTTGCCGGCATGCGCCCCGACTCCAGGTCGCACCAGCCAGAG GTGTATTGTGTTTGCTGCTCGGTCCAGAACGCTCTGCGGTCTCATATTCAGAACATAACCTGATCAACATACATCTGTACTCCAAAGGAATGACCTCCAAGTACGAATACTACAAGATAGGCGAGAAGGGTTTCAACCTCAG GAAGGGCCTGAAGTAG